A window of uncultured Litoreibacter sp. contains these coding sequences:
- the metA gene encoding homoserine O-succinyltransferase, translating to MPIRLPSTLPAFKVLKDEGVMVMGLAEADRQDIRPLRIALLNLMPKKIQTENQFGRLIGSTPLQIDLTLIRMSEHQTKNTAAAHMEEFYRPFQEVKGEKFDGLIITGAPIEHLPFEDVTYWDELLEVMAWTQTNVHATFGICWGAMAMLKHFHGVDKHMLDAKAFGCFKQSNLDETSPYLNGFSDECVIPVSRWTEVKQAEVDAAGSGLKTLLGSQDTGPCLIEDPAHRALYIFNHFEYDNDTLKQEYDRDVAAGTPINVPMNYYPDDDPAKKPFNRWRSHAHLLYGNWINQIYQTTPFDVDKIGA from the coding sequence ATGCCTATTCGCCTGCCCTCCACCCTGCCCGCCTTCAAGGTGTTGAAGGATGAGGGCGTGATGGTGATGGGCCTGGCCGAGGCTGACCGGCAGGACATCCGCCCGCTGCGCATCGCGCTGTTGAACCTGATGCCAAAGAAAATCCAGACGGAGAACCAATTTGGCCGGCTGATCGGGTCCACCCCGCTGCAGATCGACCTGACCCTGATCCGCATGTCGGAGCACCAGACCAAGAACACCGCCGCCGCGCATATGGAAGAGTTCTATCGCCCGTTCCAAGAGGTGAAGGGTGAGAAATTCGACGGGCTGATCATCACCGGCGCGCCGATAGAGCATTTGCCCTTTGAAGACGTCACCTATTGGGACGAGCTCCTGGAGGTGATGGCCTGGACACAAACCAACGTGCACGCAACCTTCGGCATTTGCTGGGGCGCCATGGCGATGCTGAAGCATTTCCATGGGGTCGACAAACATATGCTCGATGCCAAGGCGTTTGGGTGTTTCAAGCAGTCCAATTTGGATGAAACCTCACCCTACCTAAACGGGTTCTCCGATGAATGCGTGATTCCGGTCTCCCGCTGGACGGAAGTGAAGCAGGCGGAAGTTGACGCCGCAGGCAGCGGATTGAAAACACTGCTGGGTAGCCAGGACACCGGCCCCTGCCTGATCGAGGACCCGGCGCACCGGGCGCTCTATATCTTCAATCACTTCGAGTATGACAATGACACGCTTAAGCAGGAATATGACCGCGACGTTGCCGCTGGCACGCCGATCAACGTACCGATGAATTACTACCCGGATGATGATCCGGCAAAAAAACCGTTCAACCGTTGGCGCAGCCATGCGCATCTGCTCTATGGCAACTGGATCAATCAAATCTATCAGACGACACCGTTTGACGTGGATAAGATCGGTGCGTAA
- a CDS encoding alpha/beta hydrolase yields MKIIAIGAVTVLASCAAYVEGSNMKIDRAALAETPPSGQFIDVDGTKVHYQIEGSGPDLVMIHGAGGSLRDYTFSIVDALKSDFRVILFDRPGHGYTERIADRANLGETPQEQAALLSKAADQIGVKNAVVVGHSYGGAVSLAWVLNHSEQVRGLVMLAGVSNEWPGDLGSWYTITNSWLGRNLLIPTASALASRKRIEDTTAGIFEPNAVPEGYLDHMGVALSKNKTILHATTQQVNGLKPEIIKMEARYPSISMPVEIVHGDRDTTVPLDVHGRVLVTQVPGANLTVLEGVGHMPQHIAEAQVIAAIKRAAKRAGLR; encoded by the coding sequence TTGAAAATAATCGCAATCGGTGCGGTGACGGTGCTGGCATCCTGCGCGGCTTATGTGGAAGGGTCCAACATGAAGATTGACCGGGCCGCGTTAGCGGAGACGCCGCCCTCGGGGCAGTTTATCGACGTGGACGGCACCAAGGTACATTACCAGATCGAAGGGTCAGGCCCTGATCTGGTGATGATCCACGGCGCGGGCGGCAGCTTGCGGGATTACACGTTCTCCATCGTCGACGCGCTCAAATCTGACTTCCGCGTTATCCTGTTCGACCGCCCCGGCCACGGCTACACCGAACGGATCGCAGACCGCGCAAATTTGGGAGAAACCCCGCAGGAACAGGCCGCCCTGTTGTCAAAGGCCGCTGACCAGATCGGCGTAAAAAATGCTGTGGTGGTCGGGCATTCCTACGGCGGCGCGGTCTCGCTGGCTTGGGTCTTGAACCATTCAGAGCAGGTGCGCGGGCTGGTCATGCTGGCGGGAGTGTCCAACGAGTGGCCCGGTGATCTGGGCAGCTGGTACACCATCACCAATTCTTGGCTGGGGCGGAACTTGTTGATTCCCACCGCATCAGCCCTTGCCTCGCGCAAACGCATTGAGGACACGACAGCAGGCATCTTTGAACCCAACGCGGTGCCTGAGGGCTATCTCGACCATATGGGCGTCGCGCTGTCCAAGAACAAAACCATCCTGCATGCCACCACGCAGCAGGTGAACGGGTTGAAGCCGGAGATCATCAAGATGGAGGCGCGCTATCCGTCGATCTCAATGCCCGTCGAAATTGTGCATGGCGACCGCGATACCACCGTGCCGCTGGACGTGCATGGGCGGGTGCTGGTCACGCAGGTGCCCGGCGCAAACCTCACGGTACTGGAAGGGGTCGGCCACATGCCGCAGCATATCGCCGAGGCTCAGGTCATAGCCGCCATCAAACGCGCCGCGAAACGGGCTGGCCTGCGCTAG
- the ppk2 gene encoding polyphosphate kinase 2, which produces MPLPFDGAISRFFEDETPKQVRDAIQNAGKKDVLSDSYPYAERMDRKEYDRTMAALQIELVKMQAHIKATGTRMAVVFEGRDAAGKGGTIKRIRENMNPRVTRTVALSKPSDREQGEWYFQRYVRHLPTEGEMVLFDRSWYNRGVVEKVFEFCTDEQRAKFFGQVPQFEQMLKDEGIILVKLWLNVGRAEQLRRFMSREKDPLKQWKLSWIDVEGLKRWDAYSAAIKETFDKTDTKQSRWTVIRSDDKRRARIAAIKTVLREVEYEGRDIKLLTRPDTDICGGPSIWQDA; this is translated from the coding sequence ATGCCTTTGCCATTCGACGGCGCGATCAGCCGCTTTTTCGAGGACGAGACGCCGAAACAGGTCCGCGACGCGATCCAAAACGCGGGCAAAAAGGACGTCCTGTCTGACAGCTACCCCTATGCGGAGCGGATGGACCGCAAGGAATACGACCGCACCATGGCCGCGCTGCAGATTGAGCTGGTCAAGATGCAGGCGCATATCAAGGCCACCGGCACCCGCATGGCCGTGGTGTTTGAGGGTCGCGACGCCGCCGGCAAAGGCGGCACAATCAAACGCATCCGCGAGAATATGAACCCACGTGTGACCCGCACCGTAGCCCTTTCCAAGCCGTCTGATCGCGAGCAGGGAGAATGGTATTTCCAGCGCTATGTGCGCCACCTGCCGACCGAGGGCGAAATGGTCCTGTTTGATCGCAGCTGGTACAATCGCGGCGTGGTGGAAAAGGTGTTCGAATTCTGCACTGACGAGCAGCGTGCCAAGTTCTTTGGGCAGGTTCCGCAGTTTGAACAAATGCTGAAAGACGAAGGCATCATCCTTGTGAAGCTCTGGCTCAATGTAGGCCGCGCCGAACAGTTGCGACGCTTCATGTCACGCGAAAAGGACCCGTTGAAGCAATGGAAACTTAGCTGGATCGACGTGGAAGGCCTCAAGCGTTGGGACGCCTACTCTGCTGCTATCAAAGAAACCTTTGACAAAACCGACACAAAGCAAAGCCGCTGGACCGTCATCCGCTCTGACGACAAACGCCGGGCGCGGATTGCCGCGATCAAAACCGTTTTGCGTGAGGTCGAATATGAGGGCCGTGACATCAAGCTATTGACCCGCCCCGACACCGATATCTGCGGCGGCCCCAGCATCTGGCAAGATGCCTAA
- a CDS encoding TetR/AcrR family transcriptional regulator, with the protein MPKRGYHHGNLKQALVEAALTLIETKGPSGFTVAEAAKAAGVTPAAVYRHFNGRESLIAECALQGHRIFGDLMEHAYAGGHPTALAAFEATGRAYLAFARKFPGHYVAMFESGLSMQANPDLALAASRSRGVLETAAAELSKHIPEEKRPPASMFSAHIWALSHGVVELYARGTPGAKAPFPPEDLLETGIGIYLRGLGLIRPDS; encoded by the coding sequence ATGCCTAAGCGCGGCTACCACCATGGCAACCTGAAACAGGCTTTGGTTGAGGCGGCACTGACGCTGATCGAAACCAAAGGCCCGTCAGGCTTCACTGTGGCCGAGGCCGCGAAAGCCGCAGGCGTTACACCAGCCGCCGTCTATCGCCATTTCAATGGCCGCGAGAGCCTGATTGCGGAATGCGCCTTGCAAGGGCACCGCATCTTCGGCGACCTGATGGAACATGCCTATGCCGGCGGCCACCCCACGGCCTTGGCAGCGTTTGAGGCCACGGGCCGCGCCTATCTGGCCTTTGCACGCAAGTTTCCCGGCCATTACGTGGCGATGTTTGAAAGCGGGTTGTCGATGCAGGCCAACCCTGACCTCGCCCTTGCCGCAAGCCGCTCGCGCGGCGTGTTGGAAACCGCGGCCGCCGAGCTGTCCAAACACATTCCCGAGGAAAAGCGGCCACCGGCGTCCATGTTCTCCGCTCATATCTGGGCGTTAAGCCACGGGGTCGTGGAGCTGTATGCGCGGGGAACCCCCGGCGCAAAAGCCCCCTTCCCGCCGGAGGACTTGTTAGAGACAGGTATCGGAATTTATCTCAGGGGTTTGGGCTTGATCCGCCCCGATAGCTAA
- a CDS encoding ABC transporter ATP-binding protein, translating into MISLQGIEKHYGDYHALKGIDCEIAEGEFFSLLGPSGCGKTTLLRVIAGFEEVSGGTVLLGGQNMAGVPANKRPTNMVFQSYAIFPHLSVAQNVGYGLRKAKLPKPELDAAVADALSMVGLTGFGERAAHALSGGQRQRVALARALILKPKVLLLDEPLSALDKKMREQMQSELRRLQRQVGITFILVTHDQEEALIMSDRIAVMFEGEIAQVASPQELYRRPNTRRVGEFIGVMNFLEARQIDLDGQAVRFSIEGLGEAEITPDQLPANARAFAPVVGLRPEALSIVYEDPKLRGQRIVEGEVVDLSYYGDMTYYEVKLDGTAQPVSISMKNLATRPVLERGTRTCVTWDEGSLVIFAA; encoded by the coding sequence ATCATTTCCCTTCAAGGCATCGAAAAGCACTATGGCGACTATCACGCGCTCAAGGGCATTGACTGCGAAATAGCGGAAGGGGAATTTTTCTCTCTTCTTGGGCCCTCGGGCTGTGGCAAGACCACGTTGTTGCGGGTGATAGCTGGATTTGAAGAGGTTTCAGGTGGGACGGTTCTGCTGGGCGGACAAAACATGGCCGGGGTGCCAGCCAATAAGCGCCCGACCAACATGGTGTTCCAAAGCTACGCCATTTTTCCGCATCTCAGCGTGGCACAGAACGTGGGCTACGGATTGCGAAAGGCGAAGCTACCAAAACCTGAGCTTGATGCTGCTGTTGCTGACGCTTTGTCGATGGTCGGGCTGACAGGGTTCGGAGAACGGGCCGCGCATGCCTTGTCCGGCGGGCAACGGCAGCGTGTCGCTTTGGCGCGCGCGTTGATCCTCAAGCCGAAGGTGTTGTTGTTGGATGAGCCGCTCTCAGCGCTCGACAAAAAGATGCGGGAACAAATGCAGTCGGAGCTGAGGCGCTTGCAACGCCAGGTTGGCATCACCTTCATTCTGGTCACGCATGATCAGGAAGAGGCGTTGATCATGTCGGACCGAATTGCCGTCATGTTCGAGGGCGAGATAGCGCAGGTCGCCTCGCCGCAGGAATTGTACCGCCGGCCAAATACCCGCAGGGTAGGTGAGTTTATCGGGGTAATGAATTTCCTTGAGGCCCGCCAGATTGATCTGGATGGTCAGGCGGTTCGCTTTTCCATCGAAGGCCTGGGCGAGGCGGAGATCACACCAGACCAGCTGCCCGCAAATGCCCGCGCCTTTGCGCCCGTGGTGGGGTTGCGGCCAGAAGCGCTATCGATCGTCTATGAGGACCCCAAATTGCGCGGACAGCGCATTGTTGAAGGCGAAGTCGTTGATCTCAGCTATTACGGCGACATGACCTACTACGAAGTCAAACTGGACGGCACCGCCCAACCGGTCTCCATTTCGATGAAAAACCTTGCGACACGCCCGGTACTGGAACGTGGCACGCGGACCTGCGTCACTTGGGATGAAGGCTCGTTGGTTATTTTTGCGGCTTAG
- a CDS encoding ABC transporter permease: protein MKGGWLRIYAITYLIFLYLPVILLPMFAFNSGTVMAFPLKGFTTQWFVQLTGIEALHGALLNSIVIALTTATLSVVLGICAARASTRFKFPFKAPIMGAIMVPLVLPEIIVAVSLLVVVVQVFGLPLSAWTVIAGHTLICTPFAIAILTSAFQGLDQSLEEAAVDLGETRWEAFKNVILPLVSPGIVASFLICFTISLDEFIIAFFLTGAEPTLPVYIWSQLRFPTKIPAVMALGTLMLLASLIILSVAEFYRRRGVARVGGKDSGGFL, encoded by the coding sequence ATGAAGGGCGGCTGGCTGCGCATATACGCGATCACTTACCTGATCTTTTTGTACCTGCCGGTGATCTTGCTGCCGATGTTTGCGTTCAACTCCGGCACCGTAATGGCGTTCCCGCTGAAGGGCTTCACCACGCAGTGGTTCGTGCAGCTGACAGGGATTGAGGCGCTACACGGCGCGTTGCTCAATTCGATCGTCATTGCGCTGACCACGGCGACATTGTCCGTGGTTTTGGGCATTTGCGCGGCGCGGGCCTCCACCCGGTTCAAGTTCCCGTTCAAGGCGCCGATCATGGGGGCCATTATGGTGCCGCTGGTGCTGCCCGAAATCATAGTTGCTGTGTCCTTGCTGGTGGTGGTGGTGCAGGTGTTCGGACTGCCATTGTCGGCGTGGACGGTGATTGCGGGCCACACTCTGATCTGCACACCATTCGCGATTGCAATCCTCACCTCGGCCTTCCAGGGGCTGGATCAATCTCTGGAAGAGGCCGCTGTAGATCTGGGTGAAACGCGTTGGGAGGCCTTCAAAAACGTAATTCTACCGCTCGTCTCTCCCGGCATTGTGGCGTCGTTTTTGATCTGTTTCACCATCTCGCTTGACGAGTTCATCATCGCCTTCTTCCTAACCGGGGCGGAGCCGACCTTGCCGGTCTACATCTGGTCGCAACTGCGCTTCCCGACCAAAATTCCGGCCGTTATGGCGTTGGGTACGCTGATGCTTCTGGCCTCGCTCATCATCCTGAGCGTGGCAGAGTTTTACCGGCGTCGCGGCGTGGCGCGGGTTGGCGGCAAAGACAGCGGGGGCTTCTTGTGA
- a CDS encoding ABC transporter permease, with product MLISPTAVYVLLLLAAPLAAVLTFSFWTQDFLTIDRTLTLNNYREAFTDPIYRTLMVRSLIISGVVTVVTVLLAFPLAYFVSFYVDPSRKALWIFLITIPFWTSYLLRVFLWKVILGFNGVLNSGLLSLGLIDEPITFLLYNANAVVITAAHAFAPFTILPIYVALEKIDRSLLEASRDLGESRMRTFFRVTLPLAMPGVIAATLIVFIPIIGDYVTPRLVGGPNGLMIANMIQTQFLKLNNAPMGATLAVLAMCAVTAISLIFVFLNRKYLR from the coding sequence TTGCTGATCTCGCCCACGGCGGTCTATGTGCTGTTGCTGTTAGCCGCACCTTTGGCGGCGGTGCTGACCTTCAGCTTTTGGACACAAGACTTTCTAACCATCGACCGCACCCTGACGTTGAACAACTACCGCGAGGCGTTCACCGACCCAATATACCGCACGCTGATGGTGCGCTCGCTCATCATCTCGGGCGTCGTGACGGTCGTAACGGTCTTGCTCGCTTTCCCGCTGGCCTATTTCGTCTCTTTTTATGTCGATCCGTCACGCAAGGCGCTATGGATTTTCCTGATCACCATTCCGTTCTGGACCAGCTACTTGCTGCGGGTGTTTCTGTGGAAGGTGATTTTGGGGTTCAATGGGGTCCTTAACTCTGGGCTTCTGTCGCTTGGGCTGATCGACGAGCCGATTACCTTTCTGCTTTATAACGCCAATGCCGTAGTCATCACGGCGGCCCATGCGTTTGCGCCCTTTACCATCTTGCCGATCTACGTCGCGCTCGAGAAGATCGACCGCTCGCTGTTAGAGGCGTCGCGCGATCTGGGCGAAAGCCGGATGAGGACGTTTTTTCGGGTGACCCTGCCATTGGCTATGCCCGGTGTTATCGCCGCAACCTTGATCGTCTTCATCCCGATCATCGGGGATTACGTGACGCCGCGCCTGGTCGGCGGGCCCAATGGTTTGATGATCGCAAACATGATCCAGACCCAGTTCCTGAAGCTCAACAACGCGCCCATGGGGGCGACGCTGGCGGTGTTGGCCATGTGCGCGGTCACGGCCATTTCGCTGATCTTCGTCTTCTTAAACCGAAAGTACCTGCGATGA
- the ssb gene encoding single-stranded DNA-binding protein, with protein sequence MAGSVNKVILIGNLGRDPEVRTFQNGGKVCNLRIATSETWKDKNSGERRERTEWHSVAIFSEPLARVAEQYLKKGSKVYLEGQLETRKWQDQSGADRYSTEVVLRPYTSTLTMLDGRGDSGGGGGSYGGGGQSGGYSDDPMGGGGGSYGGGQQSGGSSSDLDDEIPF encoded by the coding sequence ATGGCTGGTTCGGTCAACAAAGTAATTCTTATCGGCAATCTGGGGCGCGACCCCGAGGTGCGCACGTTCCAGAACGGTGGCAAAGTGTGCAACCTGCGCATCGCGACATCGGAGACCTGGAAAGACAAAAATTCTGGCGAACGCCGTGAGCGCACAGAATGGCACTCAGTCGCCATTTTCTCTGAGCCGCTGGCGCGTGTGGCCGAGCAATACCTCAAGAAGGGCTCGAAAGTGTATCTGGAAGGCCAGCTGGAAACCCGCAAATGGCAGGACCAAAGCGGCGCGGACCGGTATTCGACCGAGGTTGTGCTGCGGCCCTATACCTCGACCTTGACCATGCTGGACGGGCGTGGTGACAGCGGCGGAGGCGGCGGCAGCTACGGTGGTGGCGGCCAAAGCGGCGGCTACAGCGACGACCCGATGGGCGGCGGGGGTGGCAGCTACGGCGGCGGCCAACAAAGCGGCGGATCCAGCAGTGATTTGGACGACGAGATCCCGTTCTAG
- a CDS encoding lytic transglycosylase domain-containing protein, with protein sequence MRLLLSVVLALGLIGPQAGFADGVSVTGSSSSRERIFKSQARLLDGRLSKQYKGSVRYQPGKPKLASVRATTIPTYRGKYRGQYLNAAKAAARKHGIPENLFLRLVQQESGFNPNARSHKGAIGLAQLMPGTARVLRVNPHDPKQNLEGGARYLRQMYKKFGSWRLALAAYNAGPGAVEKYNGIPPYRETKNYVRKILGS encoded by the coding sequence ATGCGGTTATTACTAAGTGTCGTGCTGGCATTGGGGCTGATAGGCCCTCAAGCAGGCTTCGCCGACGGCGTGTCCGTGACCGGCTCCAGCTCCTCTCGTGAGCGCATCTTCAAATCGCAAGCCCGCCTGCTCGATGGGCGCCTGTCCAAGCAATATAAAGGCTCAGTCAGATATCAGCCGGGCAAGCCAAAACTTGCGTCGGTCCGCGCCACAACGATCCCGACATACCGCGGCAAATATCGTGGGCAATACCTGAATGCAGCCAAAGCCGCCGCACGCAAGCACGGCATCCCCGAAAACCTGTTCTTGCGGCTCGTGCAGCAAGAAAGCGGGTTCAACCCCAATGCACGGTCCCACAAGGGGGCTATCGGTCTGGCTCAGCTCATGCCCGGCACAGCTCGCGTGCTGCGCGTCAACCCGCATGACCCGAAACAAAATCTTGAAGGCGGCGCGCGCTACCTGCGGCAGATGTACAAAAAATTCGGCAGCTGGCGGCTGGCCCTTGCGGCCTATAATGCGGGCCCCGGTGCGGTTGAAAAATACAACGGCATCCCGCCCTACCGCGAGACAAAGAACTACGTCCGAAAAATTCTCGGCAGCTAA
- a CDS encoding enoyl-CoA hydratase produces MSDDLLLREDRGAVAWLTMNNPSKLNALSDEMLAALQGAFDAIAEDGAVKAVVLRGAGKAFCAGHDLKQMTAARQSEDGGTAAFKDLFDRCAAMMMTIKRMPQPVVASVHGIATAAGCQLVASCDLAVAEEGTRFGVNGVNIGLFCSTPMVALSRNIAAKQAFEMLVTGEFVEASRARELGLINRVAHDLEAETAELANLVASKLGAAVRIGKRAFYQQLEMGLSEAYAFTGDVMVENMGVADTEEGIAAFLEKRPPNWDS; encoded by the coding sequence ATGAGTGACGACTTACTGTTGCGCGAAGATCGAGGCGCGGTTGCATGGTTGACGATGAACAACCCGTCGAAGCTGAACGCCTTGTCGGACGAGATGTTGGCCGCTTTGCAAGGCGCGTTTGACGCGATTGCGGAAGATGGCGCGGTGAAGGCCGTTGTGTTGCGCGGCGCAGGCAAGGCGTTTTGCGCGGGCCATGACCTGAAGCAGATGACCGCCGCGCGCCAGTCGGAGGATGGCGGCACCGCTGCGTTCAAAGACCTGTTCGACCGATGCGCGGCGATGATGATGACGATCAAGCGGATGCCGCAACCTGTGGTGGCCTCGGTCCATGGAATTGCCACGGCGGCGGGCTGCCAACTGGTGGCGTCCTGCGATCTTGCCGTGGCCGAAGAGGGCACGCGCTTTGGGGTGAACGGGGTCAACATAGGGCTGTTCTGCTCCACGCCAATGGTGGCGTTGTCGCGCAACATCGCGGCGAAGCAGGCGTTTGAGATGTTGGTCACCGGCGAATTTGTCGAGGCCTCACGCGCCCGCGAGCTGGGGCTGATCAACCGCGTGGCGCATGATCTGGAGGCGGAGACGGCGGAGCTGGCAAACCTCGTGGCTTCCAAGCTGGGAGCGGCGGTTCGGATCGGCAAGCGCGCGTTTTATCAGCAGTTGGAGATGGGGTTGTCAGAAGCCTATGCCTTCACAGGCGACGTGATGGTCGAGAATATGGGCGTGGCCGATACGGAGGAAGGGATTGCCGCATTTCTGGAGAAGCGCCCGCCGAATTGGGACAGCTAG
- a CDS encoding PaaI family thioesterase — protein sequence MDLKMTAEDLAEFLKRDFTQVADDFEFVEVTPTHVTMALAAEDKHLRPGGTVSGPAMFALADVCAYFCILSKLGPVALAVTTNCSIDFMRKPPPGRLLCKMELLKLGRVLAVTEGRLYSEAAPDKPVARASLTYSIPPS from the coding sequence ATGGACCTTAAAATGACTGCAGAGGACCTCGCAGAGTTCCTCAAACGCGACTTCACGCAGGTCGCCGATGATTTCGAGTTTGTCGAGGTCACTCCCACCCATGTCACCATGGCGCTTGCAGCCGAGGACAAGCACCTGCGCCCCGGCGGCACTGTGTCCGGCCCGGCCATGTTCGCACTGGCCGATGTCTGCGCCTATTTTTGTATCCTGTCCAAACTTGGCCCCGTGGCTTTGGCGGTGACCACCAATTGCTCCATCGACTTCATGCGCAAACCGCCCCCCGGCCGCTTGCTTTGCAAAATGGAGCTATTGAAACTCGGCCGCGTGCTGGCCGTCACCGAAGGGCGGCTTTATTCCGAAGCTGCACCCGACAAACCCGTCGCTCGCGCCTCGTTGACCTATTCCATTCCGCCGTCGTGA
- a CDS encoding DUF1127 domain-containing protein — translation MSLITQPLSVDLTALSARPVLAPAARVAVKVAVVLTTWDEAYRSRQTLKQLTPDQLHDVGLTRAQALTEAKRGFWFS, via the coding sequence ATGTCATTGATCACTCAACCGCTCTCCGTTGACCTGACCGCATTGTCTGCCCGCCCCGTTTTGGCGCCAGCAGCCCGCGTGGCCGTCAAGGTGGCCGTTGTGTTGACGACTTGGGACGAGGCCTACCGCAGCCGACAGACGTTGAAGCAGCTAACCCCCGACCAGCTGCATGACGTGGGCCTGACGCGCGCCCAAGCGTTGACCGAGGCCAAGCGCGGATTCTGGTTCTCATAG
- a CDS encoding PLP-dependent aminotransferase family protein produces the protein MNTIWFPDLAAATGPKYQTLTDAIRNAVLKGDLRKGEKLPPVREVAYQLSVTPGTVARAYSLLVDAGTLEAVVGRGTFVADGSADSQDAPLTGNAIEVDVIPHNSDSNSYAVNMLSPHLPSRGQSRLIRSLFAEIAQDPPSGMMHYPSRAGSLPAREATATWLSQAPIGPVSAQDVVLANGGQNAILLVFQALLRGRKPTILVEELAYPGFRRAAELLRADIVPIKMDEDGLIPEALETAARNHGAQILCTSPEVHNPTCAFTPEERRDQIVRVCRKLDIEILEDDCYRMSAAQSPSYRMLAPERTWFVSSISKTLTPALRLGFVATPPDKASYLRRAAEHSFFGVATPLTDLCAKLLTHPQLPEITEHVRETTNSYVQAAVNILGGYDLKWRHDVLFMWLTLPEGWRASAFCQAAEAKEVQIRSAEDYQARSAPACHAVRFAVNAGVSLESYENAIARLRDLLDNPPEQIGV, from the coding sequence ATGAATACAATATGGTTTCCCGATCTGGCCGCCGCGACCGGCCCCAAATACCAAACCCTGACCGATGCAATCCGCAACGCGGTGCTGAAAGGCGATCTGCGCAAGGGCGAAAAGCTGCCGCCCGTGCGCGAGGTCGCATATCAGTTGTCCGTCACACCGGGAACCGTCGCGCGCGCCTATTCACTACTTGTCGATGCCGGAACCTTGGAGGCCGTGGTGGGACGTGGCACTTTCGTTGCCGATGGTTCCGCAGACAGCCAAGATGCGCCACTGACGGGAAACGCCATTGAAGTCGATGTTATCCCTCACAATTCCGACTCAAACAGCTACGCAGTCAATATGCTGTCCCCGCACCTTCCAAGCCGCGGACAGTCACGCCTCATTAGATCGCTTTTTGCCGAGATCGCGCAGGATCCGCCATCGGGCATGATGCATTATCCGAGCCGCGCAGGGTCCTTGCCCGCGCGCGAGGCGACGGCAACATGGCTCTCACAAGCGCCGATTGGTCCCGTCAGCGCACAAGATGTGGTGCTTGCAAATGGCGGCCAAAACGCAATCCTGCTGGTGTTCCAAGCGCTTTTGCGCGGTCGCAAGCCTACCATATTGGTCGAAGAGCTGGCCTATCCCGGCTTCCGGCGCGCGGCTGAGCTGCTTCGGGCGGACATTGTACCAATCAAAATGGACGAGGACGGGCTGATCCCAGAAGCCCTGGAAACCGCCGCCCGCAATCATGGCGCTCAAATTCTCTGCACGTCGCCGGAGGTCCACAATCCGACCTGCGCCTTTACCCCTGAAGAACGTCGTGACCAGATCGTGCGGGTCTGCCGCAAGCTCGATATCGAAATTCTCGAAGACGACTGCTACCGGATGAGCGCGGCGCAGTCGCCCTCCTACCGGATGTTGGCACCTGAACGCACATGGTTCGTCTCCTCCATCTCCAAAACGCTGACCCCAGCTCTTCGCTTGGGATTTGTTGCGACCCCGCCCGACAAGGCCTCCTACCTTCGCCGCGCGGCGGAGCATTCCTTCTTCGGCGTCGCCACCCCTTTGACGGACCTATGCGCTAAGTTGTTGACCCACCCGCAATTGCCCGAGATCACCGAACACGTCCGCGAAACCACAAACAGCTACGTGCAAGCGGCGGTGAACATCCTTGGCGGCTATGACCTGAAGTGGCGCCATGACGTGTTGTTCATGTGGCTCACCCTGCCCGAGGGCTGGCGCGCAAGTGCGTTCTGTCAGGCGGCGGAGGCGAAAGAAGTGCAAATTCGATCTGCTGAGGATTATCAAGCCCGCTCAGCCCCCGCCTGCCACGCAGTGCGGTTCGCGGTGAATGCAGGGGTCAGCCTGGAAAGCTACGAGAACGCCATTGCCCGGCTGCGCGACCTGTTGGACAATCCGCCCGAGCAAATTGGCGTCTAA